One segment of Dehalococcoidia bacterium DNA contains the following:
- a CDS encoding molybdopterin-dependent oxidoreductase → MGDASRIREGIVAGAFGAALAAAVSIGLGLLLGVPSLPELLSDWLLERTPGPLFSFALDWLQTAAKPLFYLAIVLALVALGAAVGGWVSRRAPSSLLGGALLAALALWGVQELVVLPLVGAGVFGQAPRFAGPLGPAVRLLALLVYGSALAGVLALLRPESRFLPTRRAAMRAGILGVLALVSGGALARALGGARAMGAGTRVTPRRGTGLPEPITPVGQFYSISKNFFDPVVDRARWRLEITGLVQQPLRFTLDQLRALPQYDQLQTLICISNEVGGDLISNGAWRGVRLGELLSRAGVADGAVDVVFICADGYTDSIPLAVALDPRTLLALEMNGQPLTDTHGAPLRCIVPDIYGMKHAKWIRTIDVVATDYHGFWQRQGWSDRAVIHTLSRIDYPRDGARLPFGEIEVGGIAFAGARGIRAVELSFDDGATWRPAALREEFGPLSWRFWTSRWRPERPGPHAVLVRATDGSGAQQTAVRAGPFPDGATGYHRVVLHVQDR, encoded by the coding sequence ATGGGCGACGCGTCGCGGATTCGCGAGGGGATTGTCGCTGGCGCTTTCGGCGCGGCGCTAGCGGCTGCTGTCTCGATCGGGCTCGGTCTTCTCCTCGGCGTGCCCTCGCTGCCGGAGCTGCTCTCCGACTGGCTGCTTGAGCGCACTCCGGGGCCGCTCTTCTCGTTCGCGCTCGACTGGCTTCAAACTGCTGCCAAGCCGCTGTTCTACCTCGCGATTGTCCTCGCCCTCGTCGCTCTCGGCGCGGCGGTCGGCGGCTGGGTCAGCCGGCGCGCGCCCTCATCGCTCTTGGGCGGCGCGCTGCTGGCCGCGCTCGCGCTTTGGGGCGTGCAGGAGCTGGTTGTGCTGCCGCTGGTCGGGGCGGGAGTCTTTGGGCAGGCGCCGCGGTTCGCCGGGCCGCTCGGTCCGGCAGTGCGGCTTCTTGCGCTGCTCGTCTACGGCAGCGCGCTTGCTGGGGTGCTCGCGCTGCTCCGGCCCGAGAGCCGCTTCCTGCCGACGCGGCGAGCAGCGATGCGGGCCGGCATCCTTGGCGTGCTCGCTCTCGTCAGCGGCGGGGCGCTCGCGCGGGCGCTGGGCGGCGCGCGCGCGATGGGCGCGGGAACACGCGTCACGCCGCGGCGAGGGACCGGCCTCCCCGAGCCGATCACGCCGGTCGGGCAGTTCTACAGCATCTCGAAGAACTTCTTCGACCCCGTTGTCGACCGCGCGCGCTGGCGGCTAGAGATCACCGGCCTCGTTCAGCAGCCGTTGCGCTTCACTCTCGATCAACTGCGCGCTCTGCCGCAGTATGACCAGCTCCAGACCCTGATCTGCATCTCGAACGAGGTCGGCGGCGATCTCATCTCAAACGGGGCATGGCGGGGCGTTCGCCTCGGCGAGCTGCTCAGTCGCGCCGGCGTTGCCGACGGCGCGGTCGATGTGGTCTTCATCTGCGCCGATGGCTATACCGACAGCATCCCGCTCGCGGTCGCGCTCGACCCGCGCACCCTGCTGGCGCTCGAGATGAACGGCCAGCCGCTGACCGACACCCATGGCGCGCCGCTGCGCTGCATTGTGCCGGATATCTACGGGATGAAACATGCCAAGTGGATCCGCACAATCGACGTTGTGGCGACGGACTACCACGGCTTCTGGCAGCGCCAGGGCTGGAGCGACCGGGCGGTCATTCACACGCTGTCGCGGATCGACTATCCCCGTGATGGAGCGCGCTTGCCGTTCGGCGAGATTGAGGTGGGGGGCATTGCGTTCGCTGGCGCGCGCGGCATCCGAGCGGTCGAGCTGTCGTTCGACGACGGCGCGACGTGGCGGCCGGCGGCCCTGCGCGAGGAGTTTGGCCCCCTCAGCTGGCGGTTTTGGACGTCCCGGTGGCGGCCGGAGCGGCCGGGACCGCATGCGGTTCTCGTCCGCGCGACGGACGGGAGCGGCGCGCAGCAGACAGCAGTTCGCGCTGGGCCGTTTCCGGACGGGGCAACAGGCTATCACCGGGTAGTTCTCCATGTCCAGGATCGCTGA
- a CDS encoding sigma-70 family RNA polymerase sigma factor encodes MIDYQGAEDEVLVARLAAKDAAALEALYDRHARPVFSLALRMLGDVTAAEEIVQEVFLKLWRSPERFVASRGTFRSWILGVTHHRAVDELRSRRAESLRRVAGGEAEAETLRVPDTAPDPAEAAWRGVQHQIVRRALETLPTEQREVIELAYFKGLTHSEIAATLGEPLGTVKTRLRLAIQKLRAALAAEQLWVGKR; translated from the coding sequence ATGATCGACTATCAGGGAGCCGAGGACGAAGTGCTCGTTGCCCGTCTTGCCGCAAAAGATGCAGCCGCCCTCGAGGCGCTGTACGACCGGCATGCCCGTCCTGTCTTCTCGCTCGCCCTCAGGATGCTCGGCGACGTGACCGCCGCCGAAGAGATCGTCCAAGAGGTTTTCCTCAAGCTCTGGCGGAGCCCGGAACGCTTCGTCGCCAGCCGCGGCACGTTTCGATCGTGGATCCTCGGCGTCACGCATCACCGCGCGGTGGATGAACTGCGGTCGCGGCGCGCGGAGTCGCTGCGGCGCGTTGCTGGAGGAGAGGCAGAGGCGGAAACGCTCCGGGTCCCCGACACCGCTCCCGACCCTGCCGAAGCGGCGTGGCGAGGAGTGCAGCACCAGATCGTCCGCCGCGCGCTCGAGACCTTGCCAACGGAGCAGCGCGAGGTGATCGAACTCGCCTATTTCAAGGGGTTGACCCATTCTGAGATCGCGGCAACGCTCGGCGAGCCGCTCGGAACGGTCAAAACCCGGCTCCGCTTGGCCATCCAAAAGCTTCGTGCCGCCCTTGCGGCGGAGCAGCTCTGGGTGGGAAAGCGATGA
- the rnhA gene encoding ribonuclease HI — MPHVVLYTDGACLGNPGPGGYGVVLLYGDKRKELSGGRRRTTNNRMELLAAIVGLAALKRSCRVDLYTDSQYLYNGIVRGWAARWQRAGWRKADKTPVKNVDLWEQLLAELARHEVTFHWVRGHAGTAENERADRLSLAAAKRPDLPPDVGFEAAG, encoded by the coding sequence TTGCCGCATGTGGTGCTCTATACCGACGGTGCCTGCCTCGGCAATCCCGGTCCGGGGGGGTATGGCGTTGTGCTCCTCTATGGCGACAAGCGCAAGGAGCTGTCCGGCGGCCGCCGGCGGACGACCAACAACCGGATGGAACTGCTTGCTGCCATTGTCGGTCTTGCGGCGCTGAAGCGGTCCTGCCGTGTCGACCTCTACACCGACTCGCAGTATCTCTACAACGGCATCGTGCGCGGCTGGGCGGCGCGATGGCAGCGCGCGGGATGGCGCAAGGCAGATAAAACCCCGGTCAAGAATGTCGATCTCTGGGAGCAGCTTCTGGCGGAGCTCGCTCGTCACGAGGTGACCTTCCATTGGGTGCGTGGTCATGCCGGCACTGCCGAAAACGAGCGCGCCGACCGGCTGTCGCTCGCGGCAGCAAAGCGGCCGGACCTTCCCCCCGACGTCGGCTTTGAGGCCGCGGGATGA
- a CDS encoding anti-sigma factor, producing the protein MTCADVRDLYEAAAVRALDLPDWETLKQHLADCAACRQALEAAEEIAVVLAMTVPQVTPPARLKERILAAAQQEAHPAPAAQTPRRVRLPAPSFGRLGMLATAASLLAAIGFALLAFTLASELETQRQLNASLTQGLQGQEDLVQLISSQPQLMSYLTGTPQWPTARGRMYASGINDTALLLVDGLKPLPPDRVYQVWLMEAGQPHSGGVFTVDTNGQGRWVVRADKPILRYQAIIVTEEPAGGSPMPTSPRVLTGLF; encoded by the coding sequence ATGACCTGTGCTGACGTTCGCGACCTGTACGAGGCAGCGGCGGTGCGCGCTCTCGACCTGCCCGACTGGGAGACGCTCAAGCAGCATCTCGCCGACTGCGCTGCCTGTCGTCAAGCGCTGGAGGCCGCCGAGGAGATCGCGGTCGTCCTTGCCATGACCGTTCCGCAGGTGACACCGCCTGCCCGCCTGAAGGAGCGGATCCTCGCCGCCGCGCAGCAAGAAGCGCACCCGGCTCCGGCTGCGCAGACGCCGAGACGCGTGCGACTGCCTGCGCCCTCGTTCGGCCGCCTCGGCATGCTTGCGACAGCAGCGAGCCTTCTCGCCGCGATCGGCTTTGCCCTGTTGGCCTTCACCCTCGCCAGCGAACTGGAAACCCAGCGGCAGTTGAACGCCAGCCTCACGCAGGGCCTGCAAGGCCAAGAGGACCTAGTTCAGCTCATCTCCTCGCAGCCGCAGCTGATGAGCTACCTCACCGGCACGCCGCAGTGGCCGACAGCGCGCGGCCGGATGTACGCTTCCGGTATCAACGATACCGCGCTTCTGCTCGTTGACGGCCTGAAGCCGTTGCCTCCAGACCGCGTCTATCAGGTGTGGCTGATGGAGGCCGGTCAGCCGCACAGCGGCGGCGTCTTTACGGTGGACACCAATGGGCAGGGGCGCTGGGTCGTGCGCGCCGACAAGCCGATCCTCCGCTACCAAGCCATCATCGTCACCGAGGAGCCCGCCGGCGGCTCCCCCATGCCGACCTCGCCGCGCGTCCTCACCGGCTTGTTCTAG
- a CDS encoding amidohydrolase family protein → MAKHTRSVLTCFVHPRILPLAGPPRSAMLVREGRVVGFQEPAEAPRVRLPGAAVLPAFADAHLHLFPLIERAVGVDCRGVSSLPALLARLAAAPGTGWVRATGYDLGALHPTRADLDAATTRPVRLLHRTGHLAVMNSPALRAIPPAVWERGQQLGYVEYGADGEPTGRLWEPAAWLSGAVVPPLSAEEIRRGLASVAASLFARGITAVHDASPTNDAARLALWAHQAPPFRLLFLPGETTVLGPEAALPATPLLAVGPTKVMLPDLPDELPSLEALAARLSAIGRPVAIHAVIHPAVRLAVEAARAAGVPARIEHAAEWPPDLFAPARAAGVTVVVHPSWVRERAARYLAEVDAAILPWLHRGRSFLDAGIPILFGSDAPASEPDPIGALATAVTRRAADGTLLSPAEALPLRAALRASVGGRAALDPASKDGALRIGAAADFIVLDRDPFTTPPDALAAIRVIETYCAGARVWPPSS, encoded by the coding sequence ATGGCTAAACATACCAGGTCGGTCCTCACCTGCTTCGTCCACCCCCGGATTCTGCCGCTCGCCGGCCCTCCGCGCTCGGCGATGCTCGTCCGCGAGGGGAGGGTCGTCGGCTTTCAGGAGCCGGCTGAAGCCCCCCGGGTCCGCCTGCCCGGCGCGGCCGTGCTGCCGGCCTTCGCTGACGCCCATCTCCATCTCTTTCCGCTGATTGAGCGCGCGGTCGGCGTCGACTGCCGCGGCGTCTCCTCGCTCCCAGCGCTGCTCGCCCGCCTTGCCGCCGCGCCGGGCACTGGCTGGGTGCGCGCCACCGGCTACGACCTCGGCGCACTCCACCCGACGCGCGCTGACCTTGATGCCGCCACCACGCGGCCCGTCCGCCTCCTGCACCGCACGGGGCATCTCGCCGTGATGAACTCGCCCGCCCTCCGCGCTATCCCGCCAGCAGTGTGGGAGCGCGGCCAGCAGCTTGGATATGTCGAGTATGGCGCGGATGGCGAGCCGACCGGCCGCCTGTGGGAACCAGCCGCTTGGCTCTCGGGCGCGGTCGTGCCGCCCCTGAGCGCAGAGGAGATACGCCGCGGGCTCGCATCGGTCGCCGCTTCGCTCTTCGCCCGCGGCATCACGGCGGTCCACGACGCCAGCCCGACGAACGACGCAGCGCGCCTGGCGCTCTGGGCTCACCAGGCGCCGCCGTTCCGATTGCTCTTCCTTCCCGGCGAGACGACCGTTCTCGGACCGGAGGCAGCGCTTCCCGCGACGCCGTTGCTTGCAGTCGGTCCGACAAAGGTGATGCTGCCCGACCTGCCGGACGAACTCCCGTCACTCGAGGCCCTCGCCGCGCGGCTGAGCGCCATTGGCCGGCCGGTCGCGATCCATGCCGTCATTCATCCCGCGGTGCGCCTCGCAGTGGAAGCGGCGCGCGCAGCTGGCGTCCCGGCGCGGATTGAGCACGCCGCCGAATGGCCGCCCGACCTGTTCGCGCCGGCGCGCGCAGCCGGTGTTACGGTCGTCGTCCATCCAAGCTGGGTTCGGGAGCGGGCAGCGCGCTATCTCGCCGAGGTCGACGCCGCGATCCTCCCCTGGCTCCACCGCGGACGGAGCTTTCTCGACGCCGGCATTCCGATCCTGTTCGGCTCCGACGCGCCAGCGAGCGAGCCCGACCCGATTGGGGCGCTCGCGACAGCAGTCACGCGCCGCGCTGCCGATGGAACGCTCCTCTCACCGGCAGAAGCGTTGCCGCTCCGCGCCGCGCTCCGTGCCAGCGTCGGCGGCCGCGCCGCGCTCGACCCCGCGTCGAAGGACGGCGCGCTCCGCATCGGCGCGGCCGCGGATTTCATCGTCCTTGACCGCGATCCCTTCACGACCCCGCCCGATGCGCTCGCCGCCATCCGCGTGATCGAGACCTACTGCGCCGGCGCTCGGGTCTGGCCGCCCTCCTCCTGA
- a CDS encoding sugar ABC transporter permease, which translates to MAIDTPFRERAPASPRLGVRSRGALLGRLRQLQPYLYLLPALLAVGVWVYWPLIQTVELSFYRWNLLPTRPKVPVGFDNYLQVLTLPEMGIALRNTALYVIGLLPFSVILPLAFAIVTAGIGGPLRGVYRAVIFAPVLMAPVVVAVVWRWILHPTQGLVYHALQQPLGLPTINWFRDSMLSLPVIVFITGWGLLGFSFLIFTAGLTNIPREYVEAARIDGASSWQVARYITVPLLTPTISFMVMMTVLLGAQWVFPLINVLTQGGPQDATTNVYYILWQFGFRSFNVGWSSAAAVLFFAGFGVLAFLAVRLIDRFSIYDT; encoded by the coding sequence ATGGCGATCGACACGCCGTTCCGCGAGCGCGCGCCTGCCTCGCCCCGTCTCGGAGTGCGCAGCAGGGGCGCGCTTCTCGGCCGGCTCCGCCAGCTCCAGCCGTATCTCTACCTGCTGCCGGCGCTGCTCGCCGTCGGGGTCTGGGTGTACTGGCCGCTCATCCAAACCGTCGAGCTGTCGTTCTACCGGTGGAACCTGCTGCCGACGCGCCCGAAAGTGCCCGTCGGCTTCGACAACTACCTCCAAGTGCTCACCCTGCCGGAGATGGGGATCGCGCTGCGCAACACGGCGCTGTATGTCATCGGGCTGCTGCCGTTCTCGGTCATCCTTCCGCTCGCGTTCGCGATTGTGACCGCCGGCATCGGCGGCCCTCTTCGCGGGGTATACCGTGCCGTCATCTTCGCCCCCGTGCTGATGGCACCGGTCGTGGTGGCGGTTGTCTGGCGCTGGATCCTGCATCCGACGCAGGGGCTCGTCTACCACGCGCTCCAGCAGCCGCTCGGCCTGCCGACGATCAACTGGTTCCGCGACAGCATGCTCTCGCTCCCAGTCATCGTGTTTATCACGGGCTGGGGGCTGCTCGGCTTCAGCTTTCTCATCTTCACCGCCGGGCTGACGAATATCCCCCGCGAGTATGTCGAAGCCGCGCGGATCGACGGCGCCTCAAGCTGGCAGGTAGCGCGCTACATTACCGTTCCGCTGCTGACACCGACCATCTCCTTCATGGTGATGATGACCGTTCTGCTCGGCGCGCAGTGGGTATTCCCCCTCATCAATGTGCTGACGCAGGGCGGCCCGCAGGATGCGACGACGAATGTGTATTACATCCTCTGGCAGTTCGGCTTCCGCTCCTTCAATGTCGGCTGGAGTTCAGCAGCGGCAGTGCTGTTCTTTGCCGGTTTCGGCGTGCTCGCCTTTCTCGCTGTCCGACTGATCGACCGGTTTTCGATCTATGATACGTAA
- a CDS encoding metallophosphoesterase, with the protein MDELIFFHLTDTHLTGGAEDLLFGQVDPAANFRAVAAEIRRTGLRPAFIVISGDLAHAGAPAAYAQLRSLIEEELAPLGAPVLLSLGNHDNRVAFRDVILGERGIDEATPYYYSQRFGGVRVLVLDSMVPGATYGELGEEQLAWLDRELANPAEDGDILVVHHPVVHRGIIRVGEDDLILRDRAELARILTHRSVLGILTGHTHVVTAASFAGTTAFTGTATAFLGDPSTRDGGRMLNGAGFNLCTVRDGTLIVNSIVLPSDQRVLFTYRMSDLAVSRAH; encoded by the coding sequence GTGGACGAGCTGATCTTCTTCCACCTGACCGATACCCACCTGACGGGGGGGGCAGAGGACCTGCTGTTCGGGCAAGTCGACCCGGCGGCCAACTTCCGCGCCGTGGCGGCGGAAATCCGCCGGACCGGCCTGCGGCCCGCCTTCATCGTCATCAGCGGCGACCTCGCGCATGCGGGCGCGCCGGCGGCCTACGCGCAGCTGCGCTCTCTGATTGAGGAGGAACTCGCGCCGCTCGGAGCGCCCGTCCTCCTCTCCCTCGGCAATCACGACAACCGCGTCGCCTTCCGCGACGTGATCCTCGGCGAGCGCGGCATAGACGAAGCAACGCCGTACTACTACAGCCAGCGGTTCGGCGGCGTGCGCGTCCTCGTCCTCGACTCGATGGTGCCGGGCGCGACCTACGGCGAGCTCGGAGAGGAACAGCTCGCCTGGCTCGACCGCGAGTTGGCCAACCCGGCAGAGGATGGCGACATTCTCGTCGTCCATCATCCGGTCGTTCACCGAGGCATCATCCGCGTTGGCGAAGACGACCTGATCCTGCGCGACCGCGCCGAACTCGCTCGGATCCTCACGCACCGGTCGGTGCTCGGCATCCTGACCGGCCACACCCACGTCGTCACCGCGGCGTCGTTCGCCGGTACCACGGCCTTTACCGGCACCGCGACCGCCTTTCTCGGCGACCCCTCGACGCGCGACGGCGGCCGGATGCTCAATGGGGCGGGCTTCAACCTGTGCACGGTGCGCGACGGCACCCTCATTGTCAATAGCATCGTGCTGCCGAGCGACCAGCGCGTTCTCTTCACCTACCGGATGTCCGACCTCGCCGTGTCGCGGGCGCACTGA
- a CDS encoding diguanylate cyclase, translating to MAAPTQSPVAAVGLTFAAHPLPSLIGAILTGGLVLFVAMRRRSNAITPIFALLCGAAAVWCAGNALEFSTTALEWRVLWGKTQYLGSQSVPVLWLLFAVIYSGHGAWLRWWKIALLSVVPALTVAAVAAYPASQLVWVSFGLREDGQFVESATVRGPLFWLAAAYGYALVLTGIALIALVAFRSPALYRRQAMTLLLGAVVPLLANMTFVFGMRPLRMDTTPFAFACACLIFALGLFRYRLFDLAPIAREVVLDNLSDAVVVLDSRGRIVDANPAAIRLIRAPLSELLGMPAAVRLPFWSALSRYLSDPARTPETVVDERYGQVYELRAARILAAENTVAGLVVLLRNVSDRWQAEQALQRANAELAERVRELERRHSELSLLARLAEQLLSAADQQAIVDAVAAIAPQLFVGESGLVALREHDRFRVVAAWGDGARVGESLADDYSGRPWLPLPPQITAPLLDQGERVGLFVVTQTCARRDPEALLQLTTTAADLIGLALANLRLRDRLREESLRDPLTGLFNRRFLDDAIAREIQRADRTGTSLALLMLDLDHFKAFNDRYGHAAGDSALQTLGRFLTARLRATDIACRYGGEEFTLLLPATSREQALRIADRLREQFEAVPIVHAGARLSPLTLSIGVALYPEDGCTAQGLLAAADGALYMAKAAGRNRTAAGEPSQRTPPAANRGQPLPRRPRRLLLPDGQEEGGQTRAPAQ from the coding sequence GTGGCCGCGCCGACCCAATCGCCGGTGGCCGCGGTGGGACTAACGTTCGCCGCTCATCCACTCCCCTCGCTGATCGGCGCGATCCTGACGGGCGGTCTCGTCCTCTTCGTCGCGATGCGCCGGCGCTCAAACGCGATAACCCCGATTTTCGCGCTACTCTGCGGCGCGGCAGCCGTCTGGTGCGCCGGCAACGCGCTCGAGTTCAGCACCACTGCCCTGGAATGGCGTGTCCTCTGGGGCAAAACGCAGTATCTCGGCTCGCAGTCGGTGCCGGTCCTGTGGCTCCTGTTTGCGGTGATCTACTCCGGCCACGGGGCGTGGCTGCGCTGGTGGAAGATCGCGCTTCTCTCGGTCGTGCCGGCGCTCACCGTTGCTGCTGTCGCCGCTTATCCCGCAAGTCAGCTCGTTTGGGTCTCCTTCGGCCTGCGCGAGGATGGCCAATTCGTTGAGTCGGCGACTGTTCGCGGGCCGCTGTTCTGGCTTGCGGCGGCATACGGCTACGCGCTCGTGCTGACCGGGATTGCGCTGATCGCGCTTGTGGCATTCCGCTCGCCCGCGCTCTACCGGCGGCAGGCGATGACGCTGTTGCTCGGCGCGGTCGTTCCGCTCCTTGCCAACATGACCTTCGTCTTCGGGATGCGGCCGCTGCGCATGGATACGACACCGTTCGCCTTCGCGTGCGCCTGTCTCATCTTCGCGCTCGGCTTGTTTCGCTACCGCCTCTTCGACCTTGCGCCGATCGCCCGCGAAGTCGTTCTCGATAATTTGAGCGACGCGGTCGTGGTGCTTGATAGCCGCGGGCGGATCGTCGACGCAAACCCAGCGGCGATCCGCCTCATCCGGGCGCCGCTGAGCGAACTGCTGGGCATGCCGGCGGCGGTTCGGCTGCCATTCTGGTCCGCCCTTTCCCGCTATCTCAGCGACCCCGCGCGAACGCCGGAGACGGTGGTCGACGAGCGGTACGGTCAGGTCTATGAACTGCGCGCGGCGCGCATTCTCGCTGCGGAGAATACCGTTGCCGGCCTCGTCGTTCTCCTCCGCAACGTCAGCGACCGCTGGCAGGCGGAGCAGGCGCTCCAGCGGGCGAATGCGGAGCTGGCAGAGCGCGTGCGCGAACTGGAGCGGCGCCACTCCGAGCTCTCGCTGCTTGCCCGCCTCGCCGAGCAGCTGCTGTCGGCGGCGGACCAGCAGGCGATCGTCGACGCTGTCGCGGCGATTGCGCCTCAGCTTTTTGTCGGCGAGTCGGGGCTGGTTGCGCTGCGCGAGCACGATCGATTTCGGGTTGTCGCGGCGTGGGGCGATGGGGCGCGCGTCGGCGAGTCGCTCGCCGACGACTACAGCGGCAGGCCGTGGCTGCCGCTGCCTCCGCAAATTACGGCGCCGCTTCTCGATCAGGGAGAGCGGGTCGGGCTGTTCGTCGTGACCCAAACCTGCGCTCGTCGCGATCCCGAAGCGCTTCTCCAGTTGACGACGACTGCCGCCGACCTCATTGGCTTGGCGCTTGCCAACCTCCGCTTGCGGGATCGGCTGCGGGAGGAGTCGCTGCGGGATCCTCTCACGGGGCTGTTCAATCGCCGCTTCCTCGATGACGCGATCGCGCGGGAGATCCAGCGGGCGGACCGAACAGGAACCTCCCTCGCCCTCCTCATGCTCGACCTCGACCATTTCAAAGCGTTCAACGACCGCTACGGGCATGCGGCGGGCGACAGTGCGCTGCAAACGCTTGGTCGCTTCCTGACTGCGCGGCTGCGCGCGACGGACATTGCCTGCCGTTACGGCGGCGAGGAGTTCACGCTGCTCCTGCCTGCTACCTCCCGCGAGCAGGCGCTCCGCATCGCTGACCGGCTTCGCGAGCAGTTCGAGGCTGTGCCGATTGTCCATGCCGGCGCGCGCCTCTCCCCGCTCACCCTCTCAATCGGGGTTGCTCTCTATCCCGAAGACGGCTGCACGGCGCAGGGGCTGCTTGCAGCTGCCGACGGCGCGCTCTATATGGCGAAAGCGGCCGGCCGCAATCGGACGGCTGCCGGGGAGCCCTCGCAGCGAACCCCGCCCGCTGCCAACAGAGGCCAGCCGCTCCCCCGCCGCCCGCGGAGACTGCTCCTGCCGGACGGTCAGGAGGAGGGCGGCCAGACCCGAGCGCCGGCGCAGTAG
- a CDS encoding carbohydrate ABC transporter permease, producing the protein MIRNRLPLGTISGHLVLIGLSFLSIGPIYWMFLSSFRPENELYSTNPLPLSLTLENYLFVWRSIPIGTMLLNTFLMAALITIGQLLICILAGYALARWQFPGDRLLFFAFLGTWLIPFQVIMIPNYVLLSRLGWLNTLQGLVVPQLATAFGIILLRQQMKAFPRELFDAAAIDGAGSWRTLWSIVVPNLRAPLAALAILYFIGGWNEYFWPLLVTNKPEQTVVQVGLQMFLTQEGNQWGALMAAAAIASLPIFLLYLVLQRQIIDAFLRSGIK; encoded by the coding sequence ATGATACGTAATCGCCTCCCGCTTGGTACGATCTCCGGCCATCTTGTGCTGATCGGGCTGTCTTTCCTCTCGATCGGGCCGATCTACTGGATGTTCCTCTCCTCCTTTCGGCCAGAGAATGAGCTCTATTCGACAAACCCGCTTCCGCTCTCGCTCACGCTTGAGAACTATCTGTTCGTCTGGAGGAGCATTCCGATCGGCACTATGCTGCTGAATACGTTCTTGATGGCAGCGCTGATCACGATCGGGCAGCTGCTCATCTGCATCTTGGCCGGTTATGCGCTTGCCCGCTGGCAGTTCCCCGGCGACCGGCTCCTCTTCTTCGCCTTTCTCGGCACGTGGCTGATCCCGTTCCAGGTGATCATGATCCCGAATTATGTCTTGCTGTCGCGGCTCGGCTGGCTGAACACGCTGCAGGGGTTGGTTGTGCCGCAGCTGGCGACCGCTTTCGGGATCATCCTGCTGCGGCAGCAGATGAAAGCGTTCCCGCGCGAGCTGTTCGACGCCGCCGCGATCGACGGCGCAGGCAGCTGGCGGACGCTCTGGAGCATTGTCGTTCCGAACCTGCGGGCGCCGCTTGCCGCGCTCGCCATTCTCTACTTCATCGGCGGCTGGAACGAATACTTCTGGCCCCTGCTCGTGACCAACAAGCCGGAGCAGACCGTCGTCCAAGTGGGCTTGCAGATGTTTCTCACGCAGGAGGGCAATCAGTGGGGCGCCTTGATGGCTGCCGCCGCGATCGCCAGTCTGCCGATCTTCCTGCTCTACCTTGTCCTCCAGCGCCAGATCATCGACGCCTTCCTGCGCTCCGGCATCAAGTAG